Part of the Camelus dromedarius isolate mCamDro1 chromosome 11, mCamDro1.pat, whole genome shotgun sequence genome is shown below.
GGGAGGCAAACAGCAGTTCAGCCAGTATAAAAACATCAAATCTGTTAGAAAATTATTCTGGTGGCAGAACAGGGACTAGTGAGGATCAAAATGAGTCAAAGATCAGTAAATAaggttttaatatattcaagcTAGACATGAATGATATGGGCCTGATGTGGGCATTAAGTAGCATTAAGAATGATTGAGAAGACAGGATTCATGATAGAGATATTTAGGAGGTAGAATTAATAGGACTTGACTGAtcgaaagaaagaaataaaggaaagggggaggatatagctcaaccgctagagcacatgcttagcatgcatgaggtcctgggttcaatccccagcacctcctctaagaataaataaataaataaacaaacaaacaaacaaacaaacaaacataattacctccctcttcaagaaaaaaaaaaccaaaaaaaaaaaaaaaaaaaaagagtaacctCCCAAAAACAGGTCCTCAGGTTTCTGATTTGGGCAGAAATTTCCTAGCCAGATTCTGGAATGTAAGATGTTAACTATGAACAATCAACAAATAAATCCATTCCCAAACTGATGCTTGGGAATATGTTTTTATTAAGTAGGACCAGAGGTCTGAAATATTAATCAGATTGAGAGAATCAAATTAGtatcacagataaacaaaatgtctCAATGCATGCTATATTGGCCTTAGGGGGAATATTgcaaaggatttttttaagtctatagAATCTTACTCAGTAATTTGGAAGAGACCTTGGAAGTCCATAGTCTTATTTCCAAACCAATGCTTGTATCCCTCTGGAGAGAGAAAGTAAAGAGAAATAGGTGACTGGAGTTAATTCAACCAGCTGAGAAACTTGAATCCATGATTATGAGATGGGCTGCTGATGTTGCctatcaaacttttaaaatcagtttttaaaagagcaGTTTAAATACTGTTATCCAAAACTGGACAAGATTTACTTATGTGTGATATTCCATAATTTATGTTCAACCTTCTAATTTTATTTGGCTCAGAAACTCAAGTCAAGGAATCTTCTGAAGAAGAACAAGAGTTGTACTCCAACTGGACCATCTAATTTAAAATCAAACATTAGCAGTCAGCAAGTACTACTAGAACACAGTTATGCCTTTAGGAATCCTATGGAGGCAAAAAAGAGGATAATCAAACTGGAAAAGGAAATAGCAAGcttaagaaggaaaatgaaaacttgcCTACAAAAAGAACGCCGAGCAACTCGACGTTGGATCAAAGCCACGTGCTTGATAAAGAATCTAGAAGCAAACAGCTTATCACCTAAGAGCACATCAGAACACATTTTACCAACCGCCTTAAGCAGTCTTCCTTTGGAAGATTTCAAGATTCTTGAATGAGATGAACAAGGAAAAATGTTACCAATTCTCTAAATCTAAAACAGACCAAGAGTACCTTCATTTAAGATTACCCTGCATAGAATTTGATGCTCATCCTTCATTCTATTCAAAGGTAAAGATATTTAAGgaaatttattccaaaattggatatttaataaagttttactTGAAGTAACATCATTACTGCATAATTTATGAACATCTGATTACAAAACAATTGAAAACTTTTTATGCAACTTATTTGAATGAGAATGGAAGTGCCTTACGTGAGAATTatgtacttaacatttttttgCTAGGAAATTGTATGTTTGCgagatgttttgtgtttttgtctttttaaactaCTTTAAAGAACAGTCTATGACAAGTAATGTGTTTaatttacattagaaaaaaaatttttcctgtacCAAAGTTGGGATATTACATTCTAAATAAGATGCTTAGTAGGAGTTAACCAACATGAAATATGACTTTAAAACTGTATTAATTAAATCATTATTGGCACTGTGATTtggaaaaattatagaaaaaaaccTGAAGTACAGGGCAGGTTCTTTTATTTAAACTGTCCTTTTATCAGTAAAAGTGAACTAATCATGGCCTTGAAAACAAAATTAGCTTTGGCAGTAGCTtgtaaagtattttgaaaatactatttttgaATGTGAAGTACCCTTGAATCATCTACACTAGGTAAGGCCTCAAGTACCTCAGACTAGTAAAAACTGGTAGCTGATATGTATATTCACCTTCTAAGAAAATATGCTATGAAATAATGCAGAGATTGGGATCCAGCTTTTACTTTaatcaaacaaaaagataaatgtatcctacatttttctcataataaaaatattacatctCCAGTTTCAAAACTGATGCATTAATAGGCAAACAGGCTACAAAGTTCCATGTTAGGAATACTCCCCCTGTGTATTAATACCAAAACtcttaagctttcttttttttccccataaaccCACATCAGCATTGAATTATAGAAAAGTACTTACCATATTATACCTTCACAACTTATAACCTAAAATGGAATCAATTTATCTTACATATCAGCTTGCTTTCTATCTCCTTTTTTAGTGAGAGTCAAATAGAGCAGCCATACTGCACAGGGGAAATGAAATGTAGCTCTCTATAAAAATACATGTGTCTGTGATAAAGCTATGCAGATGCTAATTATTATACAGAATAGAACATCAGAACTATTCTTATAGTTTCCACTCAATTAAAGGGTTTGCCTTATTTTACCTGATAAATGTGTAATAAGAACTCTTCCCTTTAAACAGCTTTGGTCAAATCGTGTAAAAACTTATTATTGTACAGTCAGGTTATTCAGGCCTGATTTGAGCTTCTGACACCACCATATGAAAGTAACATAAACATAACCACATATTACTGCATATCTTTCCTACAAGGTAATGGCtactttatgatttaaaaaaaaaacttattttttgtAACATTTGCTTAGATCCTAGTGACAGTCTTTTTACATTAAcatcctttcttttttgggggggggggtaataacattttttatttatttgaacccAGGGCATTGgatgcatgctaggcaagcactctacggctgcgctatgccctccccccagcacTCTTTCTTTTTATAAGGAATGCCTCCCAAGCAACTAGATTCACAAAGGCAAAGGTAGGAAATGTCTGTTGTAGTTATCGTCAggcacttaaaatatttatgaaaattctgTGTATTGTATAAACCTTGTTAgtctttttatctttatcttaaATATTGGATGTAGCTCCTTGGAACTGTCACTACATGTTTTAACTATCTTTATGTGGTTTCATATATAATCAACAGAGAACACATTTCTACCCCAAAGTAAGTTGGGCAAATAATCATTTAAACataatctacatttttttaagtataaactCTTATATGGTTCACTGCCTCTCCCCgatacaaaacaaaatactaatgCAGGGTGAGTCCCTCTATGATAATTTCTTGCTATcttaatgtaacatttttaaaataaaaaaagtaaaacattataaaatacaACAAGCTTTTGGCAAAGTTACTTAGACTTCATTCATTACTATTCGACACCACctatttttttgctgttttttttttcatgtcatttTCATGTTACAGTTCGGATAATATGCTCCAAAGTTGCCCTGCATCAAATGCTTTGTTAACATATATCCATCTACTTTTAAAACTACTTTCATTCATAGAGAAAAACCTAAAAGGAATCTGTTAAAATCCTGTTTTCAGTTTGTTGATAAACTTCTTATCACTTAGACCATATATCATAAAACTAATCAAAATAATAGCTCTTTGTCCTCTGCGGGACACAACATATATCCTCTGCTCTACATCTGTCATTCATTCTGTGTCTACTAGACACTAACCTCTACAAAGAACCAGCCAAAGGCTAGGAACTtgacataaaaatgaatatgacaTAATTTTCTGCCCTTAACTTTGCTCCAAGTCTCTTGAGAGAAgcaaacattatttacaatacaatatgataaatgctatgaaagaAGGATGTGTGACATACTTTGGTAAATACTGTTGAATTGGAATTTAAGGAGAACATGTAAACTTTAGAcctttttataaaatacttttcttttgaaacaaaacagatttctttttataatgaTTTACCAGAAGAGACTTTGTAGGACATTGTTGTTGACCTGAATTACATAACAGTGTTTTCTTAATGAATTGTAaagcattttttccctttaaaatgaaCACTGAACAAATTTGTTGTTAGTGTTATCTagttaaaaggaaaacataactaaataaaatactttatcaAAGCTAAGTATTCGAGTTTATTTGACATttgatatttttacaaaataacaaTCCCTACtaacacaactttttaaaaataattttaactcaGAGTCTTAAAGCTAACAAAACATTGTGGCACCCATTAGCTCTCTTACTTGTTCTTTACAAATAGTCTGTGTGGTAGGTGCTACTATCTCCAATGTATAGATAAAGAAATCCTtgttaatgtaatttatttattcattcagacgTTTACAATGTGCACCTGGCATAGGGGGTGGAAATGTAGTAATCTCGAAAGTTCTAGGTGACACTGGTCTTTGGCCTCCAAATCCTTTACTCTGCCCTTCACATTATAACCTTGTGTTAAATATATGAATCATTAAAACAGGGCAAGTCGTGtgtctcaaaaattaaaataaaaaatgttgtgTATATAGATAGTAAAGATGGTCTATGAAGTCATTGTTATCTTTTCTAGGTTACACTTTATAATGTTGGTTTTTTATCTCATTTCTCAGTGTTAGAATACgggtaaattttaattttggtataATACAGAAAATGGTTCATCTTTATGCCAGAATATGGGATTCTTTTGGTATTTAGACAGTTGGAAACTTTCTAAActtaatgattttataatttgtattaaACAACTGCATATTCTTTTCACAAAAACATCCTGAGTATGTtgatattaaaaatttctccaaggAAATTACTGTAATGCTGattatttccaaaatatgtaCAGAAACATTTCTGTGGGAATCTTTCCCCTAAATTGATCTCCTAAAATGCTTCTGTAGAAGTCTCTCTCCCTGAAGTGAAAGAAACTGTaagcaaaataaagatatataaagtCTGGAAGAAgaattatcattttcatttttatggctcaAATTATATCTAAACATACATTATAGTTTATTTGCACTGTTTGTAATACTGGTTATGCAGTCTACACCAGATATATGAAGGACTATGAAAACCGTCTGTCCTGACGATTATTTGAGGCCCACATGAAGATTTATTTGTAGATTTGCTTACCAAagcattattttaataacaaggaaataagatattttcttttactgatttttttctggttattaaaatattatgtagTGCTTTAATTCAAGAAATACTATTTTAACATTCACTAAGAGATGCTGAACAAACTAGGATGAACCAGATAGACATAGTTCCTGTCCTTGAGTCTACaggaaaaaatactcatttatcCTACCCCCACTGCTCCCCACCCTGTCCCTAATGTCCTTTTAGAATGAGTTGGATCTAATATGACATATCAGCCTTTAACTTACTTctaggcttttaaaatttgtgctccaaaaggtaagaaaaaaaaaatctttgggttCAATGTCAAGAAAGCAAATATGCCTACTTCTCAGATgaattttcagtttaattatttAGTATTTCAGATCTTGTTATCTCTAAATTCTCTATTCTCATGAACTTCTATTTTCGCTCTCTTAACGACCAATCCTTACATATTGCCCTTTCCTTAGCTTGGTCATTTAGCCAACTCCCTGTCATCTTTTTAAGTCCTAGCTCTGATGCTCCCTCTCTCTGTGACACTTTCCCTTAACATACCAAAGTGACATAAGTGCTTCTCTCCTTGAGTCCTGTTTTATACATAACTTGGATAAAGTCGTCATCTTATTATAATGTTATTGTCTGCATATCTACCTTCATTTTCTGAGTTCTTTcaaggcagtgtgtgtgtgtgtgtgtgtgtgtgtgtgtgtgtgtgtgtgttttgttttttttctttttgggccTCGGGTGTGATATGAATATATTAGCCATTCAAATACTAGCACACTTTTCCTAGCAGATACTAGAAAATCTAAACCACTCCTTTGGCTTAGATTCAAAGGGATTGTAGATAGAATCCACTGCTATTTTCCTAGTAATGGTAAGTGCTCTTTTACCATTGGGATGAATTTTACAATTGGTATTATGTACCACAGGTCTATGCTAGAGAATGTTTATGTCAATTAACACTTAAATGTGTGTTTATATTGTGAGATTTAAAGACTACTAGTCCAACAATGAACTTTCAGTCTGTTGCTCTGATTACGGTAAAAATTCTTAAACTGTCATGTTTTCTGAAGGAAAGGAATCTATGGTAAAGCAATTAACTCtgttggaaaattttaaacagaagtcAAGTTTAGTGCACCTTAAGTGCATTCTCACAGtcttataaagaaacaaaatttctcaACCTTAATGATCTCTCAATGATCAGAGGTATTTTGGAGGTGGTAGCGGATGGTAACATACTTACTAATATCTTGATAAATACATCTCAGGAAATGCTTAACCAGAAATTCTCTGCTGCTAGCAAATGGCTTTTAAAGTAAATAGAAAGACTTTGTTGAAATTTTTTCAGATTGTCAAAATCTctaaaaattatcaaattataaaatcattttttttaaagaacagg
Proteins encoded:
- the THAP2 gene encoding THAP domain-containing protein 2 codes for the protein MPTNCAAAGCATTYNKHINISFHRFPLDPKRRKEWVRLVRRKNFVPGKHTFLCSKHFEASCFDLTGQTRRLKMDAVPTIFDFCTHIKSMKLKSRNLLKKNKSCTPTGPSNLKSNISSQQVLLEHSYAFRNPMEAKKRIIKLEKEIASLRRKMKTCLQKERRATRRWIKATCLIKNLEANSLSPKSTSEHILPTALSSLPLEDFKILE